A section of the Caballeronia sp. M1242 genome encodes:
- the rpoC gene encoding DNA-directed RNA polymerase subunit beta' — protein sequence MKALLDLFKQVQQEEVFDAIKIGLASPDKIRSWSFGEVKKPETINYRTFKPERDGLFCAKIFGPIKDYECLCGKYKRLKHRGVICEKCGVEVTLAKVRRERMGHIELASPVAHIWFLKSLPSRLGMVLDMTLRDIERVLYFEAYVVIDPGMTPLKARQIMTEEDYYNKVEEYGDEFRAEMGAEGVRELLRSINIDEQVELLRTELKNTGSEAKIKKYAKRLKVLEAFQRSGIKPDWMVLEVLPVLPPELRPLVPLDGGRFATSDLNDLYRRVINRNNRLKRLLELKAPEIIVRNEKRMLQEAVDSLLDNGRRGKAMTGANKRPLKSLADMIKGKGGRFRQNLLGKRVDYSGRSVIVVGPTLKLHQCGLPKLMALELFKPFIFNKLEVMGVATTIKAAKKEVENQTPVVWDILEEVIREHPVMLNRAPTLHRLGIQAFEPVLIEGKAIQLHPLVCAAFNADFDGDQMAVHVPLSLEAQMEARTLMLASNNVLFPANGDPSIVPSQDIVLGLYYASREAINGKGEGLTFTGVSEVIRAYENKEVELASRVNVRITEMVANEDTSEGAPKFVPKVTLYATTVGRSILSEILPPGLPFSVLNKPLKKKEISRLINTAFRKCGLRETVIFADQLMQMGFRLATRAGISICVDDMLVPPQKETIVGDAAKKVKEYDRQYMSGLVTAQERYNNVVDIWSATSESVGKAMMEQLATEPVIDRDGNETKQESFNSIYMMADSGARGSAVQIRQLAGMRGLMAKPDGSIIETPITANFREGLNVLQYFISTHGARKGLADTALKTANSGYLTRRLVDVTQDLVVVEDDCGTSNGVAMKALVEGGEVVEALRDRILGRVAVADVVNPETQETLFASGDLLDEDAVEEIERLGIDEVRVRTPLTCETRYGLCAACYGRDLGRGSRVNVGEAVGVIAAQSIGEPGTQLTMRTFHIGGAASRAAVASTVEAKSNGTVRFTATMRYVTNAKGEQVVISRSGEAIIADDFGRERERHKVPYGATLLQLDGAQIKAGAQLAQWDPLTRPIITEWGGTVKFENVEEGVTVAKQIDDVTGLSTLVVIDAKRRGSQAGKSVRPQVKLLDANGEEVKIPNTEHSVQIGFQVGALITVKDGQQVQVGEVLARIPVEAQKTRDITGGLPRVAELFEARSPKDAGILAEVTGTTSFGKDTKGKQRLVITDLEGNQHEFLIAKEKQVLVHDGQVVNKGEMIVDGPADPHDILRLQGIEALSRYIVDEVQDVYRLQGVKINDKHIEVIVRQMLRRVQIVDNGDTRFIPGEQVERSDMLDENDRMIAEDKRPATYENVLLGITKASLSTDSFISAASFQETTRVLTEAAIMGKRDDLRGLKENVIVGRLIPAGTGLAFHKARKSKESADRERFDQIAAEEAFDFGTPETPATEQQPHTNE from the coding sequence ATGAAAGCTCTGCTCGATCTATTCAAGCAAGTCCAACAAGAAGAAGTTTTTGATGCGATCAAGATCGGCCTCGCGTCGCCCGACAAGATCCGTTCGTGGTCGTTCGGCGAAGTGAAGAAGCCGGAGACCATCAACTACCGCACGTTCAAGCCGGAGCGGGATGGTCTGTTTTGCGCGAAGATTTTCGGGCCGATCAAGGACTACGAGTGCCTGTGCGGCAAGTACAAGCGCCTCAAGCACCGTGGCGTGATCTGCGAGAAGTGCGGCGTCGAAGTGACGCTGGCCAAGGTGCGCCGCGAGCGCATGGGTCATATCGAACTGGCTTCGCCGGTCGCGCACATCTGGTTCCTGAAGTCGCTGCCGTCGCGTCTGGGCATGGTGCTCGACATGACGCTGCGCGACATCGAGCGCGTGCTGTACTTCGAAGCGTACGTGGTGATCGACCCGGGCATGACGCCGCTAAAAGCGCGGCAGATCATGACGGAAGAGGATTACTACAACAAGGTCGAAGAGTACGGTGACGAATTCCGTGCCGAAATGGGCGCGGAAGGCGTGCGCGAACTGCTGCGTTCGATCAACATCGACGAGCAGGTCGAGCTGCTGCGCACCGAACTCAAGAACACGGGTTCCGAAGCGAAGATCAAGAAGTACGCGAAGCGCCTGAAGGTGCTCGAGGCTTTCCAGCGTTCGGGCATCAAGCCTGACTGGATGGTGCTCGAAGTCCTGCCGGTGCTGCCGCCGGAACTGCGTCCGCTCGTGCCGCTGGACGGCGGCCGTTTCGCGACGTCGGACCTGAACGACCTGTATCGCCGCGTGATCAACCGTAACAACCGGTTGAAGCGTCTGCTCGAACTGAAGGCGCCTGAAATCATTGTCCGCAACGAAAAGCGGATGCTGCAGGAAGCCGTCGATTCGCTGCTCGACAACGGTCGTCGCGGTAAGGCCATGACCGGCGCGAACAAGCGTCCGCTGAAGTCGCTCGCTGACATGATCAAGGGTAAGGGCGGTCGTTTCCGTCAGAACCTGCTCGGTAAGCGCGTGGACTACTCGGGCCGTTCGGTGATCGTGGTCGGCCCGACGCTCAAGCTGCACCAGTGCGGTCTGCCGAAGCTGATGGCGCTCGAACTGTTCAAGCCGTTCATCTTCAACAAGCTGGAAGTGATGGGCGTCGCGACCACCATAAAGGCTGCGAAGAAGGAAGTCGAGAACCAGACGCCGGTGGTGTGGGACATCCTCGAAGAGGTGATCCGCGAGCATCCGGTCATGCTGAACCGTGCGCCGACGCTGCACCGTCTCGGCATTCAGGCTTTCGAGCCGGTGCTGATCGAAGGTAAGGCAATCCAGCTGCACCCGCTGGTTTGCGCGGCGTTCAACGCCGACTTCGACGGTGACCAGATGGCTGTTCACGTGCCGCTGTCGCTCGAAGCGCAGATGGAAGCGCGCACGCTGATGCTGGCGTCGAACAACGTCCTGTTCCCGGCCAACGGCGATCCGTCGATCGTGCCGTCGCAGGATATCGTGCTCGGCCTGTACTACGCATCGCGTGAAGCGATCAACGGCAAGGGCGAAGGCCTCACGTTCACGGGCGTGTCGGAAGTGATCCGCGCGTACGAGAACAAGGAAGTCGAGCTGGCTTCGCGCGTCAACGTGCGTATCACCGAAATGGTGGCGAACGAAGACACGAGCGAAGGCGCACCGAAGTTCGTGCCGAAGGTCACGCTGTACGCGACGACCGTTGGCCGTTCGATCCTGTCGGAGATTCTGCCGCCGGGCCTGCCGTTCTCGGTGCTGAACAAGCCGCTGAAGAAGAAGGAAATCTCGCGCCTGATCAACACGGCGTTCCGCAAGTGCGGTCTGCGCGAAACGGTGATCTTCGCCGACCAGCTGATGCAGATGGGCTTCCGCCTCGCGACGCGCGCCGGTATCTCGATCTGCGTGGACGACATGCTCGTGCCGCCGCAGAAAGAGACGATCGTCGGCGACGCCGCGAAGAAGGTGAAGGAGTACGACCGTCAGTACATGTCGGGTCTCGTCACCGCGCAGGAACGCTACAACAACGTGGTCGACATCTGGTCGGCAACGTCGGAAAGCGTCGGTAAGGCGATGATGGAGCAGCTCGCAACCGAACCGGTCATCGACCGTGACGGCAACGAGACGAAGCAGGAGTCGTTCAACTCCATCTACATGATGGCCGACTCGGGCGCGCGTGGTTCCGCGGTGCAGATTCGTCAGCTGGCCGGTATGCGCGGCCTGATGGCGAAGCCGGACGGCTCGATTATCGAGACGCCGATTACCGCGAACTTCCGCGAAGGCCTGAACGTGCTGCAGTACTTCATCTCGACGCACGGCGCGCGTAAGGGTCTGGCGGATACGGCACTGAAGACGGCGAACTCGGGTTACCTGACGCGTCGTCTCGTGGACGTGACGCAAGATCTGGTCGTGGTCGAAGACGATTGCGGTACGTCGAACGGCGTGGCGATGAAGGCGTTGGTCGAAGGCGGTGAAGTCGTCGAAGCGCTGCGTGACCGTATTCTCGGTCGCGTCGCGGTGGCGGACGTCGTCAATCCGGAAACGCAGGAAACGCTGTTTGCGTCCGGCGATTTGCTGGACGAAGACGCGGTGGAAGAGATCGAGCGCCTCGGCATCGACGAAGTGCGCGTGCGCACGCCGCTCACCTGCGAAACGCGCTACGGCCTGTGCGCCGCGTGCTACGGCCGCGACCTCGGCCGCGGTTCGCGCGTGAACGTCGGCGAAGCAGTCGGCGTGATCGCGGCGCAGTCGATCGGCGAGCCCGGCACGCAGCTGACCATGCGTACGTTCCACATCGGTGGCGCGGCATCGCGTGCGGCGGTTGCATCGACGGTGGAAGCGAAGAGCAACGGTACCGTGCGTTTCACGGCCACGATGCGCTACGTGACCAACGCGAAGGGCGAGCAGGTCGTCATTTCGCGTTCGGGCGAAGCGATCATCGCGGACGACTTCGGTCGCGAGCGTGAGCGTCACAAGGTTCCGTACGGCGCGACGCTGCTGCAACTCGACGGCGCTCAGATCAAGGCCGGTGCGCAACTGGCTCAGTGGGACCCGCTGACGCGTCCGATCATCACCGAGTGGGGCGGTACGGTGAAGTTCGAAAACGTCGAGGAAGGCGTGACGGTCGCCAAGCAGATCGACGACGTGACCGGTCTTTCGACCCTCGTCGTGATCGACGCGAAGCGCCGCGGCTCGCAGGCTGGCAAGAGCGTGCGTCCGCAGGTGAAACTGCTCGACGCGAACGGCGAGGAAGTGAAGATCCCGAACACCGAGCATTCGGTGCAGATCGGCTTCCAGGTCGGCGCACTGATTACCGTGAAGGATGGTCAGCAAGTACAGGTCGGTGAAGTGCTGGCGCGTATCCCGGTTGAAGCGCAGAAGACGCGTGACATTACCGGTGGTCTGCCGCGCGTGGCCGAACTGTTCGAAGCGCGCTCGCCGAAGGACGCCGGCATTCTGGCGGAAGTCACGGGCACGACGTCGTTCGGTAAGGACACGAAGGGCAAGCAGCGTCTCGTCATCACGGACCTCGAGGGCAATCAGCACGAGTTCCTGATCGCGAAGGAAAAGCAGGTGCTGGTGCACGATGGTCAGGTCGTCAACAAGGGCGAAATGATCGTCGACGGTCCTGCGGATCCGCACGACATCCTGCGTCTGCAGGGTATCGAGGCGTTGTCGCGCTACATCGTGGACGAAGTGCAGGACGTGTACCGTCTGCAAGGCGTGAAGATCAACGACAAGCACATCGAAGTGATCGTGCGTCAGATGCTGCGCCGCGTGCAGATCGTCGACAACGGCGATACGCGCTTCATTCCGGGCGAACAAGTCGAGCGGTCGGACATGCTCGACGAGAACGACCGCATGATCGCGGAAGACAAGCGTCCGGCGACGTACGAGAACGTGCTGCTCGGTATCACGAAGGCTTCGCTCTCGACCGATTCGTTCATCTCGGCAGCGTCGTTCCAGGAAACGACTCGCGTGCTGACCGAAGCGGCGATCATGGGCAAGCGCGACGATCTGCGCGGTCTGAAGGAAAACGTGATCGTCGGCCGTCTGATTCCGGCCGGTACGGGTCTCGCGTTCCACAAGGCGCGCAAGAGCAAGGAGTCGGCGGATCGCGAACGCTTCGACCAGATCGCTGCCGAAGAGGCATTCGATTTCGGTACGCCGGAAACCCCGGCAACGGAGCAGCAGCCGCATACCAACGAGTAA
- the rplK gene encoding 50S ribosomal protein L11, with protein MAKKIIGFIKLQIPAGKANPSPPVGPALGQRGLNIMEFCKAFNAQTQGMEPGLPVPVVITAFADKSFTFIMKTPPATVLIKKAAAVQKGSSKPHTDKVGNITRAQAEEIAKTKMPDLTAADLDAAVRTIAGSARSMGITVEGV; from the coding sequence ATGGCAAAGAAAATCATCGGCTTTATCAAGCTGCAGATTCCTGCAGGTAAAGCCAATCCGTCGCCGCCGGTCGGTCCGGCGCTGGGCCAGCGTGGCCTGAACATCATGGAGTTCTGCAAGGCGTTCAACGCGCAGACTCAGGGCATGGAGCCGGGTCTGCCGGTGCCGGTCGTCATTACGGCATTCGCGGACAAGAGCTTCACGTTCATCATGAAGACGCCGCCGGCTACCGTTCTGATCAAGAAGGCAGCCGCAGTGCAGAAGGGCTCGAGCAAGCCGCACACCGACAAGGTCGGCAACATCACCCGCGCTCAAGCGGAAGAAATCGCGAAGACCAAGATGCCGGACCTTACGGCAGCTGATCTGGACGCAGCCGTGCGCACCATCGCCGGTAGCGCGCGTTCGATGGGTATCACTGTGGAGGGCGTGTAA
- the rplA gene encoding 50S ribosomal protein L1 — protein sequence MAKLSKRLQAFANKVDRQKLYPIDDALNLIKECANAKFDESIDVAVQLGIDAKKSDQVVRGSVVLPAGTGKSVRVAVFAQGDKAEQARAAGADVVGMEDLAEQVKAGNLNFDVVIASPDTMRVVGTLGQILGPRGLMPNPKVGTVTPDVAQAVKNAKAGQVQFRVDKAGIIHGTIGRASFEPASLRQNLSALIDALNKAKPATSKGVYLRKIALSSTMGVGVRVDQATLAQQ from the coding sequence ATGGCTAAGCTTTCGAAGCGCCTTCAGGCATTTGCAAACAAGGTCGATCGTCAGAAGCTGTATCCGATCGACGACGCGCTGAACCTGATCAAGGAATGCGCAAACGCCAAGTTCGACGAGTCGATCGACGTCGCCGTTCAGCTCGGCATCGACGCAAAGAAGTCGGACCAAGTGGTTCGTGGTTCCGTCGTTCTGCCCGCCGGCACCGGCAAGTCGGTTCGCGTTGCAGTGTTCGCGCAAGGCGACAAGGCCGAGCAAGCACGTGCAGCTGGCGCGGACGTGGTCGGCATGGAAGACCTGGCTGAGCAAGTCAAGGCCGGCAATCTGAACTTCGACGTCGTGATCGCTTCGCCGGACACGATGCGCGTGGTCGGTACGCTGGGCCAGATCCTCGGTCCGCGTGGCCTCATGCCGAACCCGAAGGTCGGTACCGTGACGCCGGACGTCGCTCAAGCGGTCAAGAACGCCAAGGCTGGTCAGGTGCAGTTCCGCGTCGACAAAGCCGGTATCATCCACGGCACGATCGGCCGTGCGTCGTTCGAACCCGCTTCGCTGCGTCAGAACTTGTCGGCGCTGATCGACGCGCTGAACAAGGCGAAGCCGGCGACGAGCAAGGGCGTGTACCTGCGCAAGATCGCGCTGTCGAGCACGATGGGCGTCGGCGTTCGCGTGGACCAAGCCACGCTCGCGCAACAATAA
- the rpoB gene encoding DNA-directed RNA polymerase subunit beta, whose amino-acid sequence MQYSFTEKKRIRKSFAKRPIVHQVPFLLATQLESFQTFLQADTSSSQRKAEGLQAAFTSVFPIVSHNGFARLEFVSYMLSPPAFNIKECQQRGLTYCSALRAKVRLVLLDKESPSKPVVKEVKEQEVYMGEIPLMTPTGSFVINGTERVIVSQLHRSPGVFFEHDKGKTHSSGKLLFSARIIPYRGSWLDFEFDPKDVLYFRVDRRRKMPVTILLKAIGLTPEQILANFFVFDNFALMSEGAQMEFVPERLRGEVARFDIQDREGNVIVTKDKRINAKHIRDLENAKTKFISVPEEYLLGRVLAKNVIDPETGEVIANANEEITETVLEKLREAKVKEIQTLYTNDLDQGPYISSTLRIDETADKMAARIAIYRMMRPGEPPTEEAVEALFNRLFYSEDAYDLSKVGRMKFNRRVGRDEIIGPMTLQDDDILATIKILVELRNGKGEVDDIDHLGNRRVRCVGELAENQFRAGLVRVERAVKERLGQAESENLMPHDLINSKPISSAIREFFGSSQLSQFMDQTNPLSEITHKRRVSALGPGGLTRERAGFEVRDVHPTHYGRVCPIETPEGPNIGLINSLALYAHLNEYGFLETPYRKVVDGKVTDQIDYLSAIEEGRYVIAQANAAVAEDGTLTDELVSSREAGETLMVTPDRIQYMDVAPSQIVSVAASLIPFLEHDDANRALMGSNMQRQAVPCLRPEKPVVGTGIERTVAVDSGTTVQAMRGGVVDYVDAGRIVIRVNDDEAVAGDVGVDIYNLIKYTRSNQNTNINQRPIVKMGDKVSRGDVLADGASTDLGELALGQNMLVAFMPWNGYNFEDSILISEKVVADDRYTSIHIEELNVVARDTKLGPEEITRDISNLAEVQLGRLDESGIVYIGAEVEAGDVLVGKVTPKGETQLTPEEKLLRAIFGEKASDVKDTSLRVPSGMSGTVIDVQVFTREGITRDKRAQQIIDDELKRYRLDLNDQLRIVEGDAFSRLARMLNGKVANGGPKKLAKGTKIDLAYLEDLDHYHWFDIRLADEEAAAQLEAIKDSIEQKRHQFDLAFEEKRKKLTQGDELPPGVLKMVKVYLAVKRRLQPGDKMAGRHGNKGVVSKIVPIEDMPYMADGRPADVVLNPLGVPSRMNVGQILEVHLGWAAKGLGWRIGEMMQRQAKIEELRQFLTQIYNESGRKEELEGFSDDEIVELAKNLREGVPFATPVFDGATEDEMSRALDLAFPDDVAQNLGMNASKNQVTLHDGRTGEPFERKVTVGYMHYLKLHHLVDDKMHARSTGPYSLVTQQPLGGKAQFGGQRFGEMEVWALEAYGASYVLQEMLTVKSDDVTGRTKVYENLVKGDHVIDAGMPESFNVLVKEIRSLGIDIDLDRN is encoded by the coding sequence ATGCAATATTCCTTCACCGAGAAGAAGCGTATTCGCAAGAGTTTCGCGAAGCGCCCCATCGTTCACCAAGTTCCCTTTTTGCTGGCGACCCAGCTTGAATCATTCCAGACGTTTCTGCAAGCGGATACGTCTTCTTCGCAGCGCAAGGCAGAAGGCTTGCAAGCTGCGTTCACCTCTGTTTTCCCGATCGTTTCGCACAACGGCTTCGCGCGGCTCGAGTTCGTCAGCTACATGCTGTCGCCGCCCGCATTCAACATCAAGGAATGCCAGCAGCGCGGCCTGACCTATTGCTCGGCCCTGCGCGCGAAGGTCCGTCTCGTTCTGCTCGACAAAGAGTCGCCGAGCAAGCCCGTCGTGAAGGAAGTCAAAGAACAGGAAGTGTACATGGGCGAAATTCCGCTCATGACGCCGACCGGTTCTTTCGTCATCAACGGTACCGAGCGCGTGATCGTGTCGCAGCTCCACCGTTCGCCCGGCGTGTTCTTCGAGCACGACAAGGGCAAGACGCATAGCTCCGGCAAGCTGCTGTTCTCGGCGCGTATCATTCCTTACCGCGGTTCGTGGCTCGACTTCGAGTTCGACCCGAAGGACGTGCTGTACTTCCGCGTCGACCGTCGCCGCAAGATGCCGGTCACGATTCTGCTGAAGGCCATCGGCCTGACGCCGGAACAGATCCTCGCGAACTTCTTCGTTTTCGACAACTTCGCGCTGATGAGCGAAGGCGCGCAGATGGAATTCGTGCCCGAGCGTCTGCGCGGCGAAGTGGCGCGCTTCGACATTCAGGATCGCGAAGGCAACGTCATCGTCACGAAGGACAAGCGGATCAACGCGAAGCACATTCGCGACCTCGAAAACGCCAAGACGAAGTTCATCTCGGTGCCCGAGGAGTATCTGCTCGGCCGCGTGCTCGCGAAGAACGTGATCGATCCCGAAACGGGCGAAGTCATCGCGAACGCTAACGAGGAAATCACCGAAACGGTCCTCGAAAAGCTGCGCGAAGCGAAGGTCAAGGAAATCCAGACGCTGTACACGAACGATCTCGACCAGGGTCCGTACATCTCGTCGACGCTGCGTATCGACGAAACCGCGGACAAGATGGCCGCGCGTATCGCGATCTACCGCATGATGCGCCCGGGCGAGCCGCCGACCGAAGAAGCGGTCGAGGCGCTGTTCAATCGTCTCTTCTACAGCGAAGACGCGTACGACCTGTCGAAGGTCGGCCGCATGAAGTTCAACCGCCGCGTGGGCCGTGATGAAATCATCGGGCCGATGACGCTGCAGGACGACGACATCCTCGCGACCATCAAGATCCTCGTCGAGCTGCGTAACGGCAAGGGCGAAGTGGACGACATCGACCACTTGGGTAATCGTCGCGTGCGTTGCGTCGGCGAACTCGCGGAGAACCAGTTCCGCGCGGGTCTCGTGCGTGTCGAGCGTGCTGTGAAGGAACGCCTCGGCCAGGCCGAAAGCGAAAACCTGATGCCGCACGACCTGATCAACTCCAAGCCGATTTCGTCGGCGATTCGCGAGTTCTTCGGTTCGTCGCAGCTGTCGCAGTTCATGGACCAGACCAACCCGCTGTCGGAAATCACGCACAAGCGTCGCGTTTCCGCACTCGGCCCGGGCGGTCTGACGCGTGAACGCGCAGGCTTCGAAGTCCGCGACGTGCATCCGACGCACTACGGCCGCGTGTGCCCGATCGAAACGCCGGAAGGTCCGAACATCGGTCTGATCAACTCGCTCGCGCTGTACGCGCACCTGAACGAATACGGCTTCCTCGAAACGCCGTATCGCAAGGTGGTCGACGGCAAGGTGACGGACCAGATCGACTATCTGTCGGCGATCGAAGAAGGCCGTTACGTGATCGCGCAGGCGAACGCGGCAGTCGCGGAAGACGGCACGCTGACCGACGAACTCGTCTCGTCGCGTGAAGCCGGCGAAACGCTGATGGTCACGCCGGATCGCATCCAGTACATGGACGTGGCGCCGTCGCAGATCGTGTCGGTCGCGGCATCGCTGATTCCGTTCCTCGAGCACGACGACGCGAACCGCGCGTTGATGGGCTCGAACATGCAGCGTCAGGCCGTGCCGTGTCTGCGTCCGGAGAAGCCGGTCGTCGGTACGGGCATCGAGCGTACCGTGGCGGTCGACTCGGGCACGACGGTTCAGGCCATGCGTGGCGGTGTCGTGGATTACGTGGACGCGGGCCGTATCGTGATTCGCGTGAACGACGATGAAGCCGTCGCCGGCGATGTCGGCGTGGACATCTACAACCTGATCAAGTACACGCGTTCGAACCAGAACACGAACATCAACCAGCGTCCGATCGTGAAGATGGGCGACAAGGTCTCGCGCGGCGACGTGCTGGCCGACGGCGCCTCGACGGATCTGGGCGAGCTCGCGCTCGGTCAGAACATGCTGGTCGCCTTCATGCCGTGGAACGGCTACAACTTCGAAGACTCGATCCTGATCTCGGAGAAGGTCGTCGCGGACGATCGTTACACGTCGATCCACATCGAAGAACTGAACGTCGTTGCTCGCGACACCAAGCTCGGACCGGAAGAAATCACGCGCGACATTTCGAACCTCGCGGAAGTGCAGCTTGGCCGTCTCGACGAGTCGGGCATCGTGTACATCGGCGCGGAAGTCGAAGCAGGCGACGTGCTGGTCGGCAAGGTCACGCCGAAGGGCGAAACCCAGCTGACGCCGGAAGAAAAGCTGCTGCGCGCGATCTTCGGCGAAAAGGCATCGGACGTGAAGGACACGTCGCTGCGCGTGCCGTCGGGCATGAGCGGCACGGTCATCGACGTGCAGGTGTTCACGCGCGAAGGCATCACGCGTGACAAGCGCGCGCAACAGATCATCGACGATGAACTGAAGCGTTACCGCCTGGACCTGAACGATCAGCTTCGTATCGTGGAAGGCGACGCGTTCTCGCGTCTCGCGCGCATGCTGAACGGCAAGGTCGCGAACGGCGGTCCGAAGAAGCTCGCGAAGGGCACGAAGATCGACCTCGCGTACCTCGAAGACCTCGACCACTACCACTGGTTCGACATCCGCCTCGCGGACGAAGAAGCAGCGGCGCAGCTGGAAGCCATCAAGGACTCGATCGAGCAGAAGCGTCACCAGTTCGACCTCGCGTTCGAAGAGAAGCGCAAGAAGCTCACGCAAGGCGACGAACTGCCGCCGGGCGTGCTGAAGATGGTCAAGGTGTATCTCGCCGTGAAGCGTCGCTTGCAGCCTGGCGACAAGATGGCGGGCCGTCACGGTAACAAGGGTGTCGTGTCGAAGATCGTGCCGATCGAAGACATGCCGTACATGGCCGATGGCCGTCCGGCCGACGTCGTGCTGAATCCGCTCGGCGTGCCGTCGCGGATGAACGTGGGTCAGATTCTCGAAGTGCATTTGGGCTGGGCCGCGAAGGGTCTCGGCTGGCGCATCGGCGAGATGATGCAGCGTCAGGCGAAGATCGAAGAACTGCGTCAGTTCCTCACGCAGATCTACAACGAGTCGGGCCGCAAGGAAGAGCTGGAAGGCTTCTCGGACGACGAGATCGTGGAACTGGCGAAGAACCTGCGCGAAGGCGTGCCGTTCGCGACGCCGGTGTTCGACGGCGCGACGGAAGACGAAATGTCGCGCGCGCTGGACCTCGCGTTCCCGGACGACGTGGCGCAGAACCTCGGCATGAACGCGTCGAAGAACCAGGTCACGCTGCACGACGGCCGCACGGGCGAGCCGTTCGAGCGCAAGGTCACGGTCGGCTACATGCACTACCTGAAGCTGCACCACCTGGTCGACGACAAGATGCACGCGCGTTCGACCGGTCCGTACTCGCTCGTCACGCAGCAGCCGCTGGGTGGTAAGGCGCAGTTCGGTGGCCAGCGTTTCGGTGAAATGGAAGTGTGGGCGCTCGAGGCGTATGGCGCATCGTATGTGCTGCAGGAAATGCTGACGGTCAAGTCGGACGACGTGACGGGCCGGACGAAGGTGTATGAGAACCTCGTCAAGGGCGATCACGTGATCGACGCCGGCATGCCGGAATCCTTCAACGTGTTGGTGAAGGAAATCCGCTCGCTCGGTATCGACATCGATCTCGACCGCAACTAA
- the rplL gene encoding 50S ribosomal protein L7/L12, whose amino-acid sequence MAIAKEDILEAVGAMSVLELNELVKAFEEKFGVSAAAVAVAGPAAGGAAAAAEEQTEFTVNLLEAGANKVSVIKAVRELTGLGLKEAKDLVDGAPKPIKEAVPKAAAEEAKKKLEDAGAKAEIK is encoded by the coding sequence ATGGCAATCGCAAAAGAAGACATCCTGGAAGCCGTTGGCGCGATGTCGGTTCTGGAACTGAACGAGCTGGTCAAGGCGTTCGAAGAGAAGTTTGGCGTGTCGGCAGCTGCTGTTGCTGTCGCTGGCCCGGCTGCTGGCGGCGCTGCCGCTGCTGCTGAAGAGCAAACCGAATTCACGGTGAACCTGCTCGAAGCTGGCGCAAACAAGGTCTCGGTCATTAAGGCTGTTCGCGAACTGACGGGTCTCGGCCTGAAGGAAGCGAAGGACCTGGTCGATGGCGCACCGAAGCCCATCAAGGAAGCGGTGCCCAAGGCTGCTGCTGAAGAAGCGAAGAAGAAGCTGGAAGACGCAGGCGCGAAGGCTGAAATCAAGTAA
- the rplJ gene encoding 50S ribosomal protein L10 has protein sequence MPLNKEDKQAVVAEVAAQVAKAQTMVLAEYRGITVGDLTKLRAKAREQQVYLRVLKNTLARRAVEGTPFAPLAEQMTGPLIYGISEDAIAAAKVVNDFGKSNDKLIIKAGSYEGKVMDKAGVQALANIPSREELLSKLLFVMQAPVSGFARALAALAEKQGEAA, from the coding sequence GTGCCACTGAACAAAGAAGATAAGCAGGCAGTCGTCGCTGAAGTCGCCGCGCAAGTCGCGAAGGCTCAGACGATGGTGCTCGCTGAGTATCGTGGGATCACGGTTGGCGATCTGACCAAGCTGCGCGCGAAAGCGCGTGAGCAACAGGTGTATCTGCGCGTGTTGAAGAACACGCTGGCGCGTCGCGCCGTCGAAGGTACGCCGTTCGCTCCGCTGGCTGAGCAGATGACCGGTCCTCTGATCTACGGCATCTCGGAAGATGCCATTGCCGCAGCCAAGGTCGTCAACGACTTCGGCAAGAGCAATGACAAGTTGATCATCAAGGCTGGTTCCTACGAAGGCAAGGTGATGGACAAGGCGGGCGTGCAAGCGCTGGCCAACATCCCGAGCCGCGAAGAGCTGCTCTCCAAGCTGTTGTTCGTCATGCAAGCACCTGTTTCCGGCTTTGCGCGCGCTCTCGCCGCGCTGGCAGAGAAGCAAGGCGAAGCTGCATAA
- the nusG gene encoding transcription termination/antitermination protein NusG, whose amino-acid sequence MSDTPTSPSGKRWYVVHAYSGMEKSVQRALQERIERAGMQDQFGQILVPTEEVVEVKGGHKSVTERRFFPGYVLVEMEMTDETWHLVKNTAKVTGFVGGARNRPSPISPREVEKIMSQMQEGVEKPRPKTLFEVGEMVRVKEGPFTDFNGNVEEVNYEKSRVRVSVTIFGRSTPVELEFGQVEKV is encoded by the coding sequence ATGAGCGATACTCCGACATCTCCGAGTGGAAAGCGTTGGTATGTGGTGCACGCCTACTCCGGCATGGAGAAGAGCGTGCAACGTGCGCTTCAGGAGCGCATCGAGCGAGCGGGAATGCAGGACCAATTCGGTCAAATTCTCGTTCCGACGGAAGAAGTAGTGGAAGTCAAGGGTGGCCATAAATCGGTCACCGAGCGTCGTTTCTTCCCGGGCTACGTCCTGGTTGAAATGGAAATGACGGATGAAACGTGGCACCTCGTCAAGAATACGGCGAAGGTGACCGGTTTTGTCGGCGGTGCGCGCAATCGGCCGAGCCCCATCTCCCCGCGCGAGGTCGAAAAGATCATGTCGCAGATGCAGGAAGGTGTCGAGAAGCCGCGGCCGAAGACACTGTTCGAAGTCGGCGAGATGGTGCGTGTGAAGGAAGGTCCTTTCACCGACTTCAACGGGAACGTCGAAGAAGTCAACTACGAGAAGTCCCGGGTCCGCGTTTCGGTCACGATCTTCGGGCGTTCGACGCCGGTTGAACTCGAATTCGGTCAGGTCGAGAAGGTGTAA